GATACCGAATATGGTTTACTATTTGTCCGCGTATCTTGAACACTGAAGCCAAGATTTCCGCTAGTTAACTTAACATCAAGTGCCCCTAATGTTAGGTTTGACAAGCAAAACGCCCAATTACCTGGTGCGATAATATCAATATTCCCCTGGTCCACCGGCGTTACTGGATCCGTACTTGGAGTTGTCGGATCAGTTGGTGTGATCGGGTCAGTTGGCTTCGTTGGCTTAGTCGTATCTGCTGGTGGATTTCCTGCGGCAGTCTGCGAATCAGTAACTGTGTCAGTAATAGTTTTAGAAGTATCCTCATGTCCGTCTTTATCAATGACGACGTAGTCTGGATTTTTCGCCAATTCATCAGCGACATCTCCCGCACTAGTCTTAACGTCATCAACTGAATCAGCTTTACCCGCATTAACTAATCCTTGTGCAACCGCATCGGCGTTGGCATCTTTCCATACAGAAATTGCATCAACTTGTTCAGCCGTTAACTTACCTGTGCTGATGGCATCGGACAAAACATCATCAGTATTGGAAACAGTTTCTTTAACATCACTATTAATTGAATCCATACTGGTGATAACAATTGAACGCATGTAGAAGAAATCTGAAATCGCACCACTATCATTGGCAGCAGGTAAATCCTTCAAAGTTCCCAATAATTGGTCCGCCATCGCCCGGATTCTCGCCGCACCTTCAGTGTCACCCGCAGCTTCGAGGGCATCAGCCAAAATATCCATCTTTCCAGTTGTAATGACCACAGTTGTTACTAGTTGTTCACGTTGCGTTGTCAAAACTGAAATTTCAGTTGAATAGTAATCTGGGATTGTCTCCCCATCCTTAGCATAGTCTGTTGGTTGCGGGGCTGGTGGTAATTGCGCATACCCCGCCGCTGTATCTGCGCTACCCGCCAATTTGGCGATACTCCCATATTTTGGATCATCTTTATACTTATCCAAGAACGCGTTGATGTCACCAACCGTTAATGGCGTTTTGAGACTATCCATACTAAGTGAAACATCATCCGTAGTTAGCTTGGCTAAGTTACTTGTTTTCAGCCCATACGTTGCTAATTGTTCATCTGTCAGCGATTGAGCTTGCTTCAATGCTTGGCTCGTTAGTTCAGCTTCGGTCTTTGACGTATCATATGGAGTCAGTTTGACGTTGATTGCCACCGTGTTCAGCGTCGTACCGACCATAATTTTGGCAATTAACGTTACACTTGCTTGATTAGCATTCAAATCGGCTTCTTCCAACAAACCAGTATAATCGTTTAAAACGGCTTGATAATCGGCTCGTGAATCAATTTTGCTCTTTAACGCCTTGATTTCACCTGCCAAGGCACCATTAGTATCGTTAGCCAGCCAAACCTGCAAATCCGGATCATTCATAATCGCATTATAGGTTTTAATCGCCGTTGTACCGGAGTTATCAATATAATACGAATCAGTTCCAACACCTGACGTATTCGCTTGATTCAACAAGTTCAAATATTCAAGTGAAGATGGTTTTTGTAGCAACGCCGTGTCGGCTGCCGTTAGGACGTTCCCTGTGGCCGTCAAAATAATCAAACCATTCTTGGCGGCTGTGGAAATCCAAGCCGGAATTGTACTGAACTTATTGTTGTCCAACACCAAAGACTGTAATTGTTTCGACAGCGGTGAATTAGGATCATTCAGTCCATCGGGTAAAGTCGTTAGATTATTATTCGAAATAATCCAGTTACGTAAGCCGGTTAGCTTAGACATTGATGAGC
This is a stretch of genomic DNA from Periweissella cryptocerci. It encodes these proteins:
- a CDS encoding WxL domain-containing protein — its product is MLKNILIVTSAVLVLNGASILRSSLLSPVNVVQAATATLKSTGVPQVVLNYMVANSIGADGKTLADNGFTADNITLADMATVTNLQISDSGNSNGIAKAFASDPSYNNTNVDAAWQNTVNMINGATNAKIVNLAGIFQGRIAYNGKSAVDMLGMVKLDKGTFTLATTGVPKLVLDYMIANSLEPDGKTLASHGLTANNMTATDMKNVDVLNISDVNNSNGIAKLIGGMSQNDIQSGAWYSIVQMIEADPTLRVLNLSGILQLRTSYPTGADMLGTIETAKYMPKLQSVNIASNNLGDGALTNYAMGQNFFSPSINTLDLSSNKITNMSGSSMSKLTGLRNWIISNNNLTTLPDGLNDPNSPLSKQLQSLVLDNNKFSTIPAWISTAAKNGLIILTATGNVLTAADTALLQKPSSLEYLNLLNQANTSGVGTDSYYIDNSGTTAIKTYNAIMNDPDLQVWLANDTNGALAGEIKALKSKIDSRADYQAVLNDYTGLLEEADLNANQASVTLIAKIMVGTTLNTVAINVKLTPYDTSKTEAELTSQALKQAQSLTDEQLATYGLKTSNLAKLTTDDVSLSMDSLKTPLTVGDINAFLDKYKDDPKYGSIAKLAGSADTAAGYAQLPPAPQPTDYAKDGETIPDYYSTEISVLTTQREQLVTTVVITTGKMDILADALEAAGDTEGAARIRAMADQLLGTLKDLPAANDSGAISDFFYMRSIVITSMDSINSDVKETVSNTDDVLSDAISTGKLTAEQVDAISVWKDANADAVAQGLVNAGKADSVDDVKTSAGDVADELAKNPDYVVIDKDGHEDTSKTITDTVTDSQTAAGNPPADTTKPTKPTDPITPTDPTTPSTDPVTPVDQGNIDIIAPGNWAFCLSNLTLGALDVKLTSGNLGFSVQDTRTNSKPYSVSVSMSDFTNTRDGSTIPDAQLQLLQPSLVKPVSGTTLANDANQINVTPNMTIPLLANNGTNGQHTDAVAFSGAQIYAPSSANVKAGEYSATVTWNIQNTPGDDIQ